The Chloroflexota bacterium nucleotide sequence CCCCCCGAATCGGCTGGATGCGCTGAACGAGGCGGGTCTGACCCATTGGGTCGACGAGCTGATCCCGAGCGCGCTGGGAACAGGGCTGACCCGCGCCGATCTGGCCGAATTCCTGCGACATGTGGCCGCGCTATATGAGTTTCTGCCCGGCCTTATAGCGGACCTGGATGGGGAAGCGATGGAGAGACTGGCCCGCGCAGCCCACACGCTGGCCAGCGAGATGACCTCCACAGGCTTTCCACCTCACACGCCCACGCCATGAACGAAATGGGGACGCATCTCTGCGCTCCCCATGCACATCAACGGAGCAGTACAGGTGAGGCCCCGCCTGCCGCTTTTTCCCTCCACGAGCGGTCACACCTGAAAGGGGAGGTGCGGAGGGGCTTCCCCTCCGCAGAAAAACTCCTTCTCTCGCCCTTTACCTGCCCTGTGGGGCCGGTGGCCCCCGGCCCCACAGGGCAGGTGAGAAGCTGAAAACAGATTTCTTCGGAGGGGCGGTAGCCCCTCCGAGAGAGATACGGGACCACGCTTCCGTATCGCTTAGCTTGATACCAATGGGACACGGCGGCGCCGTGTCCCTGCTACCTCAGTCCACTGTTATCGCCCAACTTCCCGATGGTTTCCCTGGGAGTTCTGACTTCCCAGCTACCCCCGGTGGTAGTACACCTCCCACCCCATGTACTTCCCCAACGCCTCGGCGATGGCGTCCGCCACCCGGGCCTGATTGATGGCCACATGGTGCTCGTATCCGTTCTCGCAGATGTAACGCAACAGCCCTTGCAGGTTCGGGATCCTCACCACGCCGTAGCCGCCGAAGGTCTGCAGCGGATCGTCCGTGAGCTCTCCCTCGCCGGTGTAAGCCCGGATGATCCCGCGGGCATCATCCGTCGACACCCGGCAATACGTGAAGGGCTCGGCCTTGATGCGGCCCTCCACGGTGCCGTATGTGTTCTCCTGGCCGACGGTTCCGGCGATGATGGCCTGGTAATCCATCACCGGGATGTCCGTGAACACCTGCTTGGGCAGGTTGGAGCAGTGGAAGACCACGGCTTTATCCGGATCCTCGCCGTAATTGTTGTTCCAATCCACCAGCGCGCTGGGCTTCCCCGAGGCCAGTTGCAGGGCATACATGCCGACCACCCCGGCGATGTCCGTCTCGCAGGCGCTGGGGAGCAGGCTGTTGCTCAACATGCTCATGACGGTGCACGGCACCACGCCGAAGAACTCCTCCATGGAGGTCCAGCATTGGATCGCCGTGGCCTGTAACCGATTCTCCTCCATCCAGCGCTGCACGACCACCGCGAACTTGGCCATCTTGATCAGCGCGGCCTCCGGGACGTCATCGGTGGGCACATAAGCCCGGATCTCCTCCACCTTCTGCTTCACGGCGGAGTCGTCATCGGCCAACTGCCCAGCGCGTCCGAAGGCCTCGGACAGGTCCAGCGTCTCCACGCTGATCCCGGCGAGCTCCAGCAGCTTCTCGCTGAAGCGCACGGTGTTGAATGCGGCCGGCCGCGCGCCCAGCATCCCCAGGCGAGCGCCGCGCAGCCCCTTGACCACCCGACAGGTGGCAACGAAGGTGCGCAGATCCTGGCGGAAGCTGTCCGACTCCGGATCGACGGTGTGGAGCGTGGTCAGCGAGAAGGGGATGCCGTACTGCCTCAGGTTGTTGCAGACGGACATCTTGCCGCAGAAGGAGTCCCGGCGGTGCTCAACCGTCATCCGGGCGGCATCATCCGGGAAGGCGTGCACCAACACCGGAACGTTCAGTCCGGACCAGCGCAGGGTGTTCGCCACGGCGCGCTCATCGCCGAAGTTGGGAAGGGTGACCAACACCCCATCGATCTCGTCCGCGTGCTGCTTGAAGAGCGCGGCGCACTTCTCCGCGTCCTGCAGGCTCTCCACGCTGCCAAACTCCGTATCCTCCGGTGAGAGCAGGATCGCCCGGACCCCTTCCTCCTCAAGAACCTTCAGGATCGCCTCGCGCCCTTCCCGGCACAGATGGCTGGGGAAGAAGCCGCGATTGCCGATGATGATGCCCAACGTCGGTTGCTTCATCGCACTCACTCCTTTTCTGGAATGGATCCCCTGAGAACGTGACTACGACTCGATCAGGCTGCGTAGGACGCGAAGGTTCTCGACGTCTTCCTTCATATCAGGCCCCTTCGGCGTCTCCAGCAGCATGGGCAGTCCATCGAAGCGAGGGTCGTTCAAGAGCAGCCGAAACCCCTCCAGGCCGACGTACCCCTGCCCGATGTGCGTGTGGCGATCGACGCGGCTGCCCAGGTCCCGCTTGCTGTCGTTGAGATGGAAGCACTTCACCAGATCCAGGCCCAGCACCTGATCGAAATGCTCCCACATGGCCGCGTACGCGTCCGGGGTACGATACTCGTATCCGGCCGCCAGCGCGTGCGCGGTGTCGAAGCAGATGGCCACCCGGGCGGGGTCGTCCACCGCGTTACGGATGGCGGCCAGTTGCTCGAACGTGTAGCCCAGGTTGGTGCCCTGGCCAGCCGTGATCTCCAGGATGGTCAGCGTCCGGAACCCTTGGGTCGCGGCGTGGGCGCGATCCAGCGCCCGGGCGATGCGATCGATCCCGACGTCCTCGCCCGCGCCAACATGGGAGCCGGGGTGCATCACCAGCCCCAACAGGCCCAGCGCCTCCGCCCGCTCCAGCTCATCGATGAAGGCGTT carries:
- a CDS encoding fucose isomerase, which encodes MKQPTLGIIIGNRGFFPSHLCREGREAILKVLEEEGVRAILLSPEDTEFGSVESLQDAEKCAALFKQHADEIDGVLVTLPNFGDERAVANTLRWSGLNVPVLVHAFPDDAARMTVEHRRDSFCGKMSVCNNLRQYGIPFSLTTLHTVDPESDSFRQDLRTFVATCRVVKGLRGARLGMLGARPAAFNTVRFSEKLLELAGISVETLDLSEAFGRAGQLADDDSAVKQKVEEIRAYVPTDDVPEAALIKMAKFAVVVQRWMEENRLQATAIQCWTSMEEFFGVVPCTVMSMLSNSLLPSACETDIAGVVGMYALQLASGKPSALVDWNNNYGEDPDKAVVFHCSNLPKQVFTDIPVMDYQAIIAGTVGQENTYGTVEGRIKAEPFTYCRVSTDDARGIIRAYTGEGELTDDPLQTFGGYGVVRIPNLQGLLRYICENGYEHHVAINQARVADAIAEALGKYMGWEVYYHRG
- a CDS encoding deoxyribonuclease IV, translated to MPGRLGAHMSIAGGVSKAFDRGVLVGCEAMQIFTKNQNQWRAKPLEPAEIERFHQRHRETGIDPVVAHDAYLINLASPDEALWEKSLNAFIDELERAEALGLLGLVMHPGSHVGAGEDVGIDRIARALDRAHAATQGFRTLTILEITAGQGTNLGYTFEQLAAIRNAVDDPARVAICFDTAHALAAGYEYRTPDAYAAMWEHFDQVLGLDLVKCFHLNDSKRDLGSRVDRHTHIGQGYVGLEGFRLLLNDPRFDGLPMLLETPKGPDMKEDVENLRVLRSLIES